The Erythrobacter litoralis HTCC2594 nucleotide sequence GATCGTCGCTGCGGCTCGGGCGTGCAGGCGGTCGCCACTGCGGCGATGATGGTCGAAACGGGCATGGCTGACATGGTCGTCGCGGGCGGGTGCGAGAGCATGTCCAATGTCGAGCACTATACGACCGACCTGCGCGGCGGGGTGAGGATGGGCGACATGACGCTGCATGACCGGCTGACGCGCGGCCGGTTGATGAGCCAGCCGATCGAGCGCTTCGGCGTCATCACCGGCATGATCGAGACGGCGGAAAACCTCGCCAAGGATTACGACATCACCCGCGACCAGGCCGATGCCTATGCCGTGCGCTCGCACCGGAACGCGGCGAAGGCGTGGGAAGAGGGCAAGTTCGCCGATCACCTCGTGCCGGTGGAGGTGCCACAACGCCGCGCCGACCCTGTCACCTTCGACCATGACGAGGGCTACCGTGCCGATGCCAGCATGGAGAGCCTGGGCAAGCTGCGCGCAATCGATCTCAAGCGCGATCCAGAAGCCATCGTCACCGCAGGCAATGCCAGCCAGCAGAACGATGCGGCAGCGGCGTGCCTGGTCGTGGCGGAAGACAAGCTGGAAGAAATGGGCCTGACCCCTTCGCTCTGGTTCCATAGCTGGGCACCCGCCGGCTGCGATCCCAGCCGCATGGGGATCGGCCCCGTGCCGGCGTTAGAGCGCCTGTTCGCGCGCACCGGAATGGGCTGGGACGATATCGGGCTGGTCGAGCTCAACGAAGCCTTCGCCCCGCAGGTTCTGGCCGTGCTCAAGGGCTGGGGCTGGAGCGAGGACGACTCGCGCCTCGACATGCTCAACGTCAACGGCTCGGGAATTTCCCTGGGCCACCCGATCGGTGCAACGGGCGGGCGCATCCTCGCAGACATGGCCGCCGAAATGCACCGCCGCGAAGTGCGCTATGGCCTCGAAACCATGTGCATAGGAGGCGGACAGGGCATTGCCGCGATCTTCGAGCGTGCGGCCTGATGAGCAAATGGGACGCCTGGATCGGTCGGACGCAGGCGCAGTCCGACACGCTCGATGCGGCGCTGGCGCGGCGCTGGTGCGCGACATTCGACCTCGAGGTACCCGATGGCCCCATGCCGCAGGGTATCCATCTCTGCCTCTGCACGCCGGAGGCAGCCACCGCCTCGCTCGGAAGCGACGGACATCCGTCGCGCGACGAGAGCGATGACAGCTTTTTTCCGCCGATTCCGCTGCCACGCCGAATGTGGGCGGCGAGCGATATCGCCTTCCTCGCACCGCTAGAGATCGGTGCTGTAATCACCCGCACCAGCCGCATCGCTTCGGTCAGCGAGAAGGAGGGCACAACCGGCAAGCTCGGCTTCGTCGATGTCGAGCATGTAACGCTCGCCGATGGCGTCGAAGCCGTGCGAGAGACCCAGACGCTGGTCTATCGCGATGCAGCCGCACCTGATGCGCCTCTGAGCCCGCCGGAGCCGGGCGATGGCACGTTCGATACCAGTGCGTGGGATGTGGTGCAGACGATGACGCCGTCCGAAACGCTACTGTTCCGCTACTCGGCTCTCACCTTCAACACGCACCGCATCCATTACGATACGCCCTATGCTCGGGACGAAGAGCGTTATCGCGGGCTGGTGGTCCACGGACCGCTGATTACGAGCCTGCTGCTCCAGCTCGCCGCGCAGGAATTCGGCGACAATGCGCTCGCCACCTTGGCCTTTCGCGCTGTCAGCCCCGCCATCGTCGGCGAACCGCTACATCTGGCGCTGCGGCCAAGCGACGAAGGCATCGAGCTTGGCTCCTTTGCCAGCGATGGGCGGCAGACGCTCAAAGCGGTGGCAGGTCTCGCTTGAACAGCGGGAAGTCCGGGATCGGCTCGATCACCGCATAGCTTTCCCTCTCCGGCTCGCGGCCCAGTTCCGGGAATTCCAACGGCTCCGGCTCGATATGCGTATCGGGCAGCCGGTCGAGCAGATTGCGGATAAGCGTCAGACGGCCGTGTTTCTGGTCGTTGAAATCGACCAGGGTCCAAGGCGCGTGTTCGGTATGCGTGGCCTGGAACATCGCCTCGCGCGCCTCGGTATAGGCATCGTATTTTTCGCGCGCCGCGAGGTCGATCGGCGAGAGCTTCCAGCGCTTGAGCGGATCGTCCAGCCGCTCGGCCAGGCGCTCTTCCTGTTTGTCTTGGTCAGTCGTCAGCCAGTATTTGAAGAGGTGGATGCCGTCGTCGACCAGCATCCGCTCGAATCGCGGCGCTTCTTCTAGGAAGCTATCAACCTGCTTCTGCGTTGCGAAGCCCATGACTTTTTCTACGCCCGCGCGGTTGTACCAGCTGCGATCGAACAGCACGATTTCGCCCGCAGCGGGCAGGTGCGGGACATAGCGCTGGAAATACCATTGGGTCCGCTCGGTATCGTTCGGCTTGGGCAGCGCGACGACGCGGCACTGGCGCGGGTTGATGCGCTGGCTGACCGCCTTGATCGCGCCGCCTTTGCCGGCCGTGTCGCGTCCTTCGAAAATGACGCAAATGCGCGCGCCCGTCGCCCGTGCCCAGCGGGCCATCGAAACCAGTTCTTCCTCGAGCGGTTCGAGCAGCTTTTCGTAAGTCTTCTTTTTCAGCTTGCCCAATGTGCTCTCCTTCATTGAAAATACAGGCATCCAATGATATGGTTGCAACTGAAACTATGGCCACTCTAGCACAAGCAGAACAGGACTTTAGCGTCCTGCCCGAAATGCCCGCGGATGTCTTCACCGCGCCGCTCAAGAGGCCCGAGCACGTCGGCGACGATTGGCTCGAGCCGCAGCAGACGCACTATACCAGCGAAGACGACGCGATCTGGAACGACTTGTTCGCGCGCCAGATGGACGTCCTGCCTGGTCGCGCGGCCAGCGCCTTCATGGCGGGGCTGGAAAAACTGGACCTCGGCAAGGGCGGCGTGCCCGATTTCAAACAAATGTCCGAAGAACTGGGTAAGCTCACCGGCTGGAGCGTGGTGCCGGTACCGATGCTGATCCCCGATCACGTATTCTTCTGGCACCTGGCCAATCGTCGTTTTCCGGCCGGCAATTTCATCCGCACGCGCGAGACATTCGACTACATCCAGGAACCCGACGTATTCCACGATGTCTTCGGCCACGTGCCGATGCTGAGCGATCCGACATTTGCCGACTACATGCAGGAATACGGCAAGGCCGGGTGGAAAGCGATGCGCTACAATCGCCTGAAAGCGCTGGGCTCGCTTTATTGGTACACGGTCGAGTTCGGGCTGATCGAGGAGGGGCCGGACGACATCCGGGCCTATGGCGCGGGCATCCTGTCGGGCCCGACCGAGGCGGTGTTCGCGGTCGAGGCCGAAAGCCCCAACCGCATCATGCTCAACGTCGACCGTGTGATGCGTACGGACTACGTCATCAGCGATCTGCAGCCGACCTATTTCGTGATCGAAAGTTTCGAAGATCTCTATCGCCAGACGGTGGAGCGCGATTTCGACCGGCTCTATCGCAATCTGCCGCCCGCTTTCACCTACGCCAATTCGGCCATTATCGATGTCGACAATGTCGTTCATCGCGGCACGCAGGAATATCTGCTTCGCGGCGGGCGAGGGTCAGGAGCGGCGCCAGTCTGATATAAAAAACGGCCCCGGGATTGCTCCCAGGGCCGTCTTTGTCGCGAAAAGCGTGCGATTACATTCCGTCGCCGTCGGTCGCTTCTTCGACCTGAGCTTCCATCGACTCTTCCATAGCGTCGGTCTGATCGTCCATGGCGTCGGCGGTTTCATCGGTAATCTGACCCGAATCTTCCATCGCGTCGATGGTTTCATCGCGCTCTTCTTCCATGGCTTCGATTTCGTCTTCAGCGGCGTTCTCGGCCGGGCTGTCGCATGCGGCAAGGCCGAGGCCCAGCGCTGCGACCGAAGCGATAGCTGCGCTCTTGAAAGTAACCTTCATATCAATCTTCCCCTTAATGGTTTGGGAGTCGCGACCTAGCAACGCTTGGCCCCCTTGATAAGCAAAAAATGTCCGAAATGTGTCAACCGACTATGCTGCGCTGCACAATAAACGACAGGCCGAGCAGGACGATCGCGCCTACGGCCCCCAGCAAAAGGGCTTCCGCGCTGATCGCCTGCAGCGCCATCTTGTCATTCGCAAAGGCGTGCGTTGCCAGCGCACCTACGCTGCCAACTCCCATGTTAGCGAAGCTTTGCCGCAACGTGTCGCGGCGCATCATGATCGATGCGAGCCATCCGATCGCTGCACCTACCGTCATTAAAATAAGTAATGCCATTGCTCGTCAAACGCTGCCTGTCTCCTCACTCCTGCAACGGCAGGACCGGTATTTGGTTCCATTCGAAACCAATCGCCCCGGCAACGGTCAAAAGAACGCCAACAGCGCGCAACCCATGGCGACGCGGTAGAAGACGAACACAAGCATCGAAGCGCGCTTCAGGAAATTCATCAAGAAGGCCATGGTGAGGAAGGCCGCAATGAAGGTCAGCACCCCTGCGATCAATGCATCCATTGCGAGGGTAGCGCCCGCTTCGAAAATTTCGGGCACGATCAGCACGCCTGCACCGGCCACCGCCGGGATCGACAGCAGGAAGGAGAAGCGCGCCGATTCGTAGCGCGAATAGCCCAGTGCCCGCGCCGCCGTCATGGTCACGCCCGAACGGCTGGTACCGGGAATGATCGCCAGCGCCTGCGCGATGCCGACGATCAGTCCGTCGCGCCAGCTCATATCCTCGAACTTCTTCACTTCCTTGCCGAGCCAGTCGGCGAGACCGAGCGCGATACCGTAGACGATGAGGTTGAAAGCGATGAGATCGGTAAAGCGGATCGAGCTCATCAGGTCGTCGTCGATCACGGTGATATTGAACCATGTCTCCGCAATCGAATTGAACGCGCCGAGCTTGATCGCAAGGCCGAACGCGACCGCCGGGATGGTCCCCAGTACGATCCACCAGAACAGCCGCCGCTCGCTCGGCGCATCGGGCCGGTCGGTTCCGATGCCGATGCTCGCAAAGCCGCCGCGCGCGAGCGTGAGCACGTCCTTGAAGAAATAGACGATGATCGCAAGCAGCGAGCCGACATGCACCGCCACGTCGATCAGCGGGCCCTGGTCGGGAAACTCGGTAAAATTGGGGATCAGGATCAGGTGTCCCGACGACGAGATCGGGAGAAACTCCGTGATCCCCTGGACCACCGCGATGATGAGGAGCTGCAGGAATGTCATGGCGGAGGTCCGACCCTTTGCAAATGCACCGCGATTGCGGACGCAGCGCCCTTACCCACCCCCATCCCCTCCCGCAAGCGGGAGGGGCGCGAGACTTCATCGGGCCCGGGTGTCTTGGGGGGCGAGCGCTAGTCTTAGCGGTGCGGGCTTGGCTCTATCCCTACCAAATTCTCACACGTTCTTCGGGCGGGAGGTAAAGTTTGTCGTCTTCCGTCACGTTGAAAGCATCGTACCAGGCATCGATGTTCCGCACGACGCCATTGACGCGATATTCTTCCGGACTGTGGCTGTCGGTGCGCAGGCGCTGGCGATAGTTCTCTTCCCGCTGCGCCGAACGCCAGACCTGTGCCCAGGCGAGGAAGAAGCGCTGGTCGCCGCTGAGCCCGTCGATCACCGGAACGTCCTGCCCTGCGGTCGCGATCTTGTAAGCGCGATAGGCAAGGCTGAGCCCGCCCAGGTCGCCGATATTCTCGCCCAGCGTGAAGCGCCCATTGACACAGGTTTCGCCGTCGTCGAGCGGGCAGAAAGCGTCATATTGCGCGACCAGCGCGTCGCCCCGCTCGTCGAAATTGGCGCGATCCTGGTCCGTCCACCAGTTCTCGAGCTTGCCGGTGGCGTCGTATTTCGAGCCCTGGTCGTCGAAGCCATGGCCGATCTCGTGGCCGATGACACCGCCGATCGCGCCGTAGTTCACCGCCGGGTCCGCGGTCAGCCCGAAGAAGGGCTGCTGCAGGATCGCGGCCGGAAAAACGATCTCGTTCTTGGTCGGGTTGTAATAGGCGTTGACCGTCTGCGGAGTCATGAACCACTCGGTGCGGTCGATCGGCTGGCCCAGCTTGGCGACATTGTCCTCGAGCTGCCAGGCATCCGCTGCCAGCGAATTGGCGATGGGGTCGTCGGGCGTCACTGCAAGACCCTCGTACACCTCCAGATTGTCGCGATAGCCGATCTTGGGATCGAAGCTGGCAAGCTTGGCCAGCGCCTGCTCCTTGGTCTCTTCGCCCATCCACTCGATCTCGTCGATCGACTGCGCCATCGCCTTGCGCAGGTTCACGACCAGTTCTTCCATCGCCGCCTTGTTCTCGGGTGGGAAATAGCGCTCCACATAGCTCGCGCCGACGAGCTCGCCGAGCGCGCCCTCGGTGGCGGCGATCGCACGCTTCCAGCGCGGACGCTGCTCCGGCGTCCCGCGCAGGGTCTTGTCGTAGAGTTCGAACTGCGCCTCGTCGTATTTCTTCGGCAACAGGTGGTTGTGGTCGGAGATGAATTCCTTGATCGTCCACGCCTGCAGCGTCGCCACCGGCGTTTGGTTGAGAAGGCCCATCATCCCGGGAAGACCGCTGCCGATCTGCGCGAGCTGCTCCTCGGTAAGCCCCAGTGCCCTGGCCCGCTCGTCCGACGGCGGCATCGCGGAAACGACGAATTTTGGCGATGCGGCAAAGCCGATCTTCTCCAGCATCGCCTGCACCGGCACATCGCCGGACAAGGCCGCAAGCTCGTCTGCCGACAGCGCATGGTAGGTAAGGTCGCGGTTGCGGCGGGCCGTGCGCTCCCAGATCACGTCGCGCGCCATCTTTTCTTCGAGCGCATACACCGCCTCGGCGGTCGCCACCGGATCGTCATAGCCACCCGCTTCGAGCATCATGGCCATGTAATCCTTGTACTTCTGCTGGATTTCGCGGCCCTTCTCGCTGTCGTCGAGGTAATAGTCGCGATCGGGCAGCCCGAGGCCGCCAATGCCGATATAGGCGACATACTGGTCTGGCTGCTTGGCATCGACATTCACGAAACCGCCAATCGGCGAGGAATAGCCCGCTTCGGCCCAGATCATCGCCAGTTCGTCCAGTGTCGTCGCTGCGGCGATGCGGCTGACATAGGGCTGGATCGGCGCAAGGCCGCGGGCTTCGATGGCATCGGTATCGAGGAAGGCGTTGTAAGTGTCGACAATGCGACGCTCGTCATGGGAAAGCGACTCGCGGGGCCTGGCGACCAGTTCGTCGATCAACGTTTTCACGTCCTCGGTCGATTTTTCGCGCAGCAGGTTGAATGCGCCGAAGCGGCTGAATTCGGCCGGGAGCGGATTGGCATCGAGCCATTCCTGGTTGACGTAGGCGAAGAAGTCGTCGCCCGGATCTACCGTATCGGACAACAGGTCGGGATCGACGCCCCAGCTGCCGAAGCTCATCGTCGGCGTCCGGTCTTCCTCCAGATAGTCGGCCTGGTTGGGATCGGTCTCTCCGCTCTGAGCCGTAGCAGGTGCAGCGAGAGCAAGCGCAAAGGCGCTCGCGGAAGTGGCGAAAACGGTGCGGATCATGGGAGAGCCCCCTCTCGATTGGACGATATTCCGGAGCGACCGTCCGGGATTTCAGAATACCGGCATAGAGCGATTGCCGCGCGAATGCAGTCATTCATCGGCTGGGAACGCCATCCGTCGAAAATCCGGCGCTGGGCGACGTCAGGCCGCGCCGGCCTGCGGCATGTCGAATTGCAGCTTGGCCAGCCGCGCATAGAGCCCGCCCGCCGCCGTCAATTGCCGATGCGTGCCCTGCTCGACGATCCGGCCGTCTTCCATCACCACGATGCGATCCGCCGCGCGGACGGTCGCCAGGCGGTGCGCGATGACCAGCGTGGTGCGGTCTTCCATCAACTGCTCGAGCGCATCCTGCACCAGCCGCTCGCTTTCCGCATCGAGCGCGCTGGTGGCTTCGTCGAGCAGCAGGATCGGTGCATCGCGCAGCACCGCGCGGGCGATGGCGATGCGCTGTTGCTGGCCGCCCGACAGCCGCGTGCCGTCCTCGCCCAGGAAGGTGTCGAGCCCCTCGGGCAGCGCGCGCAGGAATTCCTCCGCATTGGCGGCACGGGCAGCTTCCCAGATGGCCTCGTCGCTCGCGTACCAATTGCCGTAGCGCAGATTGTCGCGGGCATTGGCGCTGAACAGCACGCCATCCTGCGGGACGAAGGCAATGCGCTCGCGCACGTCGCGCGGATCGACACTGGTCAGCGGAATGCCGTCGAGCCGGACGGTGCCCGCCTGCGGATCGTAGAAGCGTTCGGCAAGCTGGAAGATAGTCGACTTGCCCGCACCCGAGGGGCCGACGATAGCCACGGTTTCGCCCGGCTCGACCTCCAGCGTAAAGTCGCGCAGTGCGGGCGGCTCGGGCCGGGTAGGGTAACGAAAAGTGACGTTGCGGAAAGAAAGGCTTCCGCGCGCAGGGGTGGGCAACGATTGCGGGCGGGCGGGCGGCGCGATCTGGGCCGAAGCGGTGAGCAATTCATTCAAGCGGCTCGCCGCGCCTGCGCCGCGCAGCAAGTCGCCATAGACCTCGGTCAGCGAACCGAAAGCGCCCGCGACGAGGCCGCCGGTGATGACAAAGGCAGCAATCGTGCCGCCCGAAATCGCGCCTTCGCTCACGCCCACTGCGCCGCGCCACATCAGCAGGGTGATGGAGCCGAAGATCAGCAGGATGATAACCGAAGTCATCGCGGCGCGGATCAGTATGCGGCGTTTGGCGACGGAGAATATCTGCTCGACCGCTTCCCCGAACCGCGTTGTCTCGCGGGTTTCCTGATTGAAACTCTGGACAATTTTCATGGCCGACAGGACTTCGGTGACCATCGCGCCGACATCGGCAACCCGGTCCTGGCTGGTGCGCGAGACATTGCGCAGTCGCCGCCCGAATACCGTGATCGGGATCACAACGGCGGGGATGACCAGCGCCATGCCGAGCGTCAGCGACGGGGCGAGATAGAACAGGTAGATCGTGCCGCCGATCGCCATCAGCGTGTTGCGCAGCGCCACGGAGACGGTCGTGCCGACGACCTGCTCGATAATCGCCGTATCGCTGGTCATGCGGCTGGAGATTTCCTTGGGGCTGTTCTCTTCGTAAAAGCCCGGTTCCTGCCGCAGCAGGTTGGCGTGCACTTTCAGGCGGATATCGGCGACCACCCGCTCGCCGATCCAGCTGACGAAATAGAACCGCAGCGCCGTGCCGATCGCCAGCACACCGACGATCATCAGCAGATAGCGGAACCAGCGTCCGATATTGGCCGGATCGCCGTTACCGCCGAAGCCGTTATCGATGATCAGCTTGAAGCCCGCGGGGATTGCCAACGTCGCCGCCGCCGTAATCAGCAAGGCGAAGAATGCCAGCGCCACCTTGTCGGGATATTTCGCCGCCTCGCGATAGATCATCCGCAGCGGCCCGAGCGAGCGACGCTTTGGCTCGGCGCCCTGCTCCGGCTCGCCTTCGAACAGGCGCTGGGCCGAAGCGGGGTCGGAAGACGATGCTGCAGGGAAGGGTTCGGTATCGGACATCCGCCTTGGCCCCTAGCGCTCCATTCCGGCAAAATCCACAACGGCAAAAGGGCCGGGTGGGCATGGACAAGGATTTGTGCATTGCACAATGCATCGATAGGGGCCACATTCGTGCCAACCACGGGCTGGGAGAGCCCGCAAGGGGAGCCGGAGAGCTCCACGCAGGGGAAACGCATTGCTTTACCAAGCCTATGAATTGCAGCGCAATTGGCTCAATTCGGTCAGTTCCATGGCCTCGATGAGCGCCGAGATGCTGACCAGCCCGGCCAATCCGCTGAGCCATTTCGGTATCGGCTCCATGACCGCCAACGCGCTCGATGTGTTCGCACACGCCACGGCGAGCTACGCCAAACCGGCTTTCGGTATTACCGAAATCGAGAAAGACGGCGAACTTCACCCGGTCGAGGAAGCGACCGTGGTCAACCGCCCGTTCGGCGACTTGAAGCGCTTCCGGCACACCGGCCTGCCCGAAAGCTCGCCCCGGCTGCTGATCGTGGCACCGATGAGCGGGCACTATGCCACGCTGCTGCGCGGTACGGTCGAGCGCATGCTGCAAAGCTGCATCGTCTACATCACCGATTGGGCCGATGCGAAGCTGGTGCCGATGCACGAGGGCCATTTCGACCTCGACGATTACATCGATTACCTGATGGAATTCCTCGAACAGATCCGCGTGGAGAGTGACGGCCAGCGCCCTCATATGATGGCGGTGTGCCAGCCTTCTGTCCCGGCCTTTGCCGCGACTGCGCTGCTCAATCAGAACAATTCGCCCGCCACCCCGCTGACGCTGACGATGATGGGCGGCCCGATCGACACGCGCGAAAGCCCGACCAGCGTCAACGACCATGCCATGAACCGTCCGATCGAATGGTTTCGCCAGTCGGTGATCGCGACCGTGCCGATGCAGCATCGCGGCGCCGGACGCCGGGTCTATCCCGGCTTCATGCAGCTTTCGGCCTTCATGAGCATGAATCTCGGCAACCACATGATGAGCCATTACGAGATGTTCAAACATCTCACCGCCGGAGATGAAGAGAGCGCGCAGGCCACCAAGGATTTCTACGACGAGTATCGCGCGGTGTGCGATATGACCGCTGAATTCTACCTCCAGACGGTCGAGGAGGTGTTCCAGAAGCACTCGATCCCCAACGGCACGTTCCGCCATCGGGGCGAGCTCGTGGATCTCGATGCCATCACGGACACTGCACTATTGGCCATCGAAGGCGAACGCGACGACATCTCGGGCCTCGGCCA carries:
- the phhA gene encoding phenylalanine 4-monooxygenase, which encodes MATLAQAEQDFSVLPEMPADVFTAPLKRPEHVGDDWLEPQQTHYTSEDDAIWNDLFARQMDVLPGRAASAFMAGLEKLDLGKGGVPDFKQMSEELGKLTGWSVVPVPMLIPDHVFFWHLANRRFPAGNFIRTRETFDYIQEPDVFHDVFGHVPMLSDPTFADYMQEYGKAGWKAMRYNRLKALGSLYWYTVEFGLIEEGPDDIRAYGAGILSGPTEAVFAVEAESPNRIMLNVDRVMRTDYVISDLQPTYFVIESFEDLYRQTVERDFDRLYRNLPPAFTYANSAIIDVDNVVHRGTQEYLLRGGRGSGAAPV
- the ppk2 gene encoding polyphosphate kinase 2; this encodes MKESTLGKLKKKTYEKLLEPLEEELVSMARWARATGARICVIFEGRDTAGKGGAIKAVSQRINPRQCRVVALPKPNDTERTQWYFQRYVPHLPAAGEIVLFDRSWYNRAGVEKVMGFATQKQVDSFLEEAPRFERMLVDDGIHLFKYWLTTDQDKQEERLAERLDDPLKRWKLSPIDLAAREKYDAYTEAREAMFQATHTEHAPWTLVDFNDQKHGRLTLIRNLLDRLPDTHIEPEPLEFPELGREPERESYAVIEPIPDFPLFKRDLPPL
- a CDS encoding M13 family metallopeptidase, producing MIRTVFATSASAFALALAAPATAQSGETDPNQADYLEEDRTPTMSFGSWGVDPDLLSDTVDPGDDFFAYVNQEWLDANPLPAEFSRFGAFNLLREKSTEDVKTLIDELVARPRESLSHDERRIVDTYNAFLDTDAIEARGLAPIQPYVSRIAAATTLDELAMIWAEAGYSSPIGGFVNVDAKQPDQYVAYIGIGGLGLPDRDYYLDDSEKGREIQQKYKDYMAMMLEAGGYDDPVATAEAVYALEEKMARDVIWERTARRNRDLTYHALSADELAALSGDVPVQAMLEKIGFAASPKFVVSAMPPSDERARALGLTEEQLAQIGSGLPGMMGLLNQTPVATLQAWTIKEFISDHNHLLPKKYDEAQFELYDKTLRGTPEQRPRWKRAIAATEGALGELVGASYVERYFPPENKAAMEELVVNLRKAMAQSIDEIEWMGEETKEQALAKLASFDPKIGYRDNLEVYEGLAVTPDDPIANSLAADAWQLEDNVAKLGQPIDRTEWFMTPQTVNAYYNPTKNEIVFPAAILQQPFFGLTADPAVNYGAIGGVIGHEIGHGFDDQGSKYDATGKLENWWTDQDRANFDERGDALVAQYDAFCPLDDGETCVNGRFTLGENIGDLGGLSLAYRAYKIATAGQDVPVIDGLSGDQRFFLAWAQVWRSAQREENYRQRLRTDSHSPEEYRVNGVVRNIDAWYDAFNVTEDDKLYLPPEERVRIW
- a CDS encoding ABC transporter transmembrane domain-containing protein is translated as MSDTEPFPAASSSDPASAQRLFEGEPEQGAEPKRRSLGPLRMIYREAAKYPDKVALAFFALLITAAATLAIPAGFKLIIDNGFGGNGDPANIGRWFRYLLMIVGVLAIGTALRFYFVSWIGERVVADIRLKVHANLLRQEPGFYEENSPKEISSRMTSDTAIIEQVVGTTVSVALRNTLMAIGGTIYLFYLAPSLTLGMALVIPAVVIPITVFGRRLRNVSRTSQDRVADVGAMVTEVLSAMKIVQSFNQETRETTRFGEAVEQIFSVAKRRILIRAAMTSVIILLIFGSITLLMWRGAVGVSEGAISGGTIAAFVITGGLVAGAFGSLTEVYGDLLRGAGAASRLNELLTASAQIAPPARPQSLPTPARGSLSFRNVTFRYPTRPEPPALRDFTLEVEPGETVAIVGPSGAGKSTIFQLAERFYDPQAGTVRLDGIPLTSVDPRDVRERIAFVPQDGVLFSANARDNLRYGNWYASDEAIWEAARAANAEEFLRALPEGLDTFLGEDGTRLSGGQQQRIAIARAVLRDAPILLLDEATSALDAESERLVQDALEQLMEDRTTLVIAHRLATVRAADRIVVMEDGRIVEQGTHRQLTAAGGLYARLAKLQFDMPQAGAA
- a CDS encoding FAS1-like dehydratase domain-containing protein, producing MSKWDAWIGRTQAQSDTLDAALARRWCATFDLEVPDGPMPQGIHLCLCTPEAATASLGSDGHPSRDESDDSFFPPIPLPRRMWAASDIAFLAPLEIGAVITRTSRIASVSEKEGTTGKLGFVDVEHVTLADGVEAVRETQTLVYRDAAAPDAPLSPPEPGDGTFDTSAWDVVQTMTPSETLLFRYSALTFNTHRIHYDTPYARDEERYRGLVVHGPLITSLLLQLAAQEFGDNALATLAFRAVSPAIVGEPLHLALRPSDEGIELGSFASDGRQTLKAVAGLA
- a CDS encoding undecaprenyl-diphosphate phosphatase; protein product: MTFLQLLIIAVVQGITEFLPISSSGHLILIPNFTEFPDQGPLIDVAVHVGSLLAIIVYFFKDVLTLARGGFASIGIGTDRPDAPSERRLFWWIVLGTIPAVAFGLAIKLGAFNSIAETWFNITVIDDDLMSSIRFTDLIAFNLIVYGIALGLADWLGKEVKKFEDMSWRDGLIVGIAQALAIIPGTSRSGVTMTAARALGYSRYESARFSFLLSIPAVAGAGVLIVPEIFEAGATLAMDALIAGVLTFIAAFLTMAFLMNFLKRASMLVFVFYRVAMGCALLAFF
- a CDS encoding polyhydroxyalkanoate depolymerase, with the translated sequence MLYQAYELQRNWLNSVSSMASMSAEMLTSPANPLSHFGIGSMTANALDVFAHATASYAKPAFGITEIEKDGELHPVEEATVVNRPFGDLKRFRHTGLPESSPRLLIVAPMSGHYATLLRGTVERMLQSCIVYITDWADAKLVPMHEGHFDLDDYIDYLMEFLEQIRVESDGQRPHMMAVCQPSVPAFAATALLNQNNSPATPLTLTMMGGPIDTRESPTSVNDHAMNRPIEWFRQSVIATVPMQHRGAGRRVYPGFMQLSAFMSMNLGNHMMSHYEMFKHLTAGDEESAQATKDFYDEYRAVCDMTAEFYLQTVEEVFQKHSIPNGTFRHRGELVDLDAITDTALLAIEGERDDISGLGQTKAALDLADCLPDAKKRYFMAEGAGHYGIFNGSKWRDMIAPVVEEFIDEHGAVRA
- a CDS encoding acetyl-CoA C-acetyltransferase, yielding MTKRRVAICTPLRTPVGRFGGTLAPLDAGKLGAVILKALIERSGIDPTRVDDVVFSQGYGNAEAPAIGHWSWLAADLPMEVPGFQLDRRCGSGVQAVATAAMMVETGMADMVVAGGCESMSNVEHYTTDLRGGVRMGDMTLHDRLTRGRLMSQPIERFGVITGMIETAENLAKDYDITRDQADAYAVRSHRNAAKAWEEGKFADHLVPVEVPQRRADPVTFDHDEGYRADASMESLGKLRAIDLKRDPEAIVTAGNASQQNDAAAACLVVAEDKLEEMGLTPSLWFHSWAPAGCDPSRMGIGPVPALERLFARTGMGWDDIGLVELNEAFAPQVLAVLKGWGWSEDDSRLDMLNVNGSGISLGHPIGATGGRILADMAAEMHRREVRYGLETMCIGGGQGIAAIFERAA